One Acaryochloris thomasi RCC1774 genomic window, AGTAGAGCTGCTCGGTCTCATCTGGACACCACCATCTCTATTTTTGGAACGTTAAGAGAATATTGCGTTCTGTTAACCTGGCGGTTATAATTTTGTACACTGTAATTACAAAAGTAATGCTAGTTATGTCTATGAACATCTCGTTCATAGTCTTCTGTTAGTTATTCAGGCGCTACTCACTATCAAACTCACTTGCTTGGGGGGTACAGGCAAGATAGAGGGTTTTGGGGTAAGCAAAGCATAGGCAATCTCGGTTGTTTATGTCTCTGCAACGTCTATTTCGCTGTTAGATAAGTACATTCGCGAGCTTTAGGTTGATTCTAATTTCGCTAGATGCGTTCTGAAGAGCAATGCTCGAAGGAACTGTCCTGCATGTCTGCACACGAGATAGCCGCTGCTCGCTGATCATTCATTCGCGGTCTCAATGACTAACGTCACTAGTGTCTTTTGGCAGTTTGTATGCACTTTTTCTAGGAGATAAATGATGCAGCATAAGAAAGCTTATTCATCCCCAGCCTTGGCTGTTCACGGTTCTGTTGAGGAAATCACGAAGGGATACGGTCGTCGTCGCCGTCGTCGTCGTCATGCCCGTCACATTTTCATCAAGCGAGCAAGGCTTAAGCATCCCCAAGGCAGCGGTTCATAGTCGCGCTATTTCCTGTTTTTTAGGAAAGCGTACGGGGCTTTTTGCGCTTCCGTTTGCTGGCTTAAGGTCACCAGGCGGGGGCTCTGAGTTTTGAACGCTGATAACGCGGTGCTCTGCATCGCGTTATTGTCTGTGAGTTTCTCCTGCTCAAAATTTAGATTTCAGCAACAGGCGACTTCAAACGCGATTGGTGTACAACGATTCATGCCTATGTATTCTGCCTACGGTCTCACCCTTCAGTCTGACCTTCATTTACCAGAATTAGCTCCTGGGACGGGCGATGCAGATATCGTCATCCGGTGGGGCAAGCTGTCTGCACCGTCGCTGGTCGCTACGAATTCAGAATGTACCTGTCACATCCGCGAGCAGGTTGCCTATCTCGCCTGGGAGAATGCTGGAACCTTTAGGGTGAAAGGAGGACGGGAGATTATTGTCGACCCGTTACCCGGGGCCGATGAGCGAGTGATCCGCCTTTACTTGTTGGGGGCTGCCCTTGGATTACTGTTGCATCAGCGTCAGTTGCTAGTGCTTCATGCGAGTACGGTGGCTGTTAATGGCGTTGCTATTGCATTTCTAGGCGACAGCGGTCAGGGCAAATCCACAACCGCAGGAGCCTTCCAGCTACGGGGCCACCAGGTGATGACCGATGACGTCACTGCGCTACGGATGGATGTGCCTCCTCTGGTGCTACCCGGCTACCCACAGCTTAAGCTTTGGCCTGAATCGGCAGAGTGTTTAGGCGACAAACCTGAGGCGATGCCGCGTCTGCACCCACAATTAGAGAAGCGATCGCATCACTATCACGACCAGTTTTCCCTGGAGCCGCTGCCGCTACAGTGCATTTATCTGTTAGGCGAGGGACCTACCTTAGAGTTAGAAGTTCTAACTGGACAGGATGCCTTAATGGAGCTGTTGCCGAATTGGTACTGCACTCGCTTCGGCGACGCCATGCTTCAGGCCACCAACCACGCCGCTCATTTTGCTCACTTTACTCAGCTTGTGAAGCAGGTGCCCATCTGCTACCTGAGTCGGCAATATGACTTGGACGCAGTATCCGACATTGTGGATTTAGTTGAATTACACCTTGCCGACCTAGCCTTAGCCAGCGTTTGATTCGGGTTGGTGATTGCTCCTATCGCCGTCGCCAGCTAAGTTAGGGTAGCCCTTCTTTGGCAGACATCGGTTTTAACAACCTTGATGTCCTAATTAATCCGTCGAAGGCTGTAATTCGTGATGCCAGTGGGTCCATTGCTTCATTTGCTTCGTGCCCAATGTGGCGCCCTCAAAACTGCGACAAAGCTGGTCTGGCAGAGTTCTCCGGGCTGGACGATTGGTCGTCTGATTCTCGTTGTCATTCAGGGGATTTTACCCCTCGCCTCTCTCTATCTCACCAAGCTGATCGTCGATGCTGTAACCGTCAGCGTCACGGACGCAGACAAAGCCCCTATTCTCAATCAGGCGCTGGTATTGGTGGGGCTCTACGCCGGGGTGATGCTGATTACGAACCTGTGTATCG contains:
- a CDS encoding lasso peptide; its protein translation is MQHKKAYSSPALAVHGSVEEITKGYGRRRRRRRHARHIFIKRARLKHPQGSGS